One genomic region from Vitis riparia cultivar Riparia Gloire de Montpellier isolate 1030 chromosome 17, EGFV_Vit.rip_1.0, whole genome shotgun sequence encodes:
- the LOC117934510 gene encoding type IV inositol polyphosphate 5-phosphatase 7-like isoform X1, giving the protein MRDEHSKKSKLSWPKTLVKKWFNIKSKAEDFQADDVVYGGGDEDWRNNFSEREACTIKKSKTERLSKRNSDRVRRGKIDLDSAHVTDVNNYRIFVATWNVAGKSPPGYLNLEDWLHASPPADIYVLGFQEIVPLNAGNVLGTEDNGPARKWLALIRKTLNSLPGTSGGCHTPSPIPDPIVELDADFEGSTRQKTSSFFHRRSFQSLSRSMRMDNEMSIPQPRLDRRFSVCDRVMFGHRPSDFDPNFRWGSSDDENGPGDSPGTMHFSPMSYSGSTSMEDRDRQPGHSRYCLVASKQMVGIFLTVWVKSDLRDYVRNMKVSCVGRGLMGYLGNKGSISISMSLHQTSFCFICSHLTSGQKDGDELRRNSDVMEILRKTRFPRVHGMGDENSPQTILEHDRIIWLGDLNYRIALSYRSAKALVEMRNWRALLENDQQLRIEQRRGRVFEGWNEGKIYFPPTYKYSNNSDRYAGDDMHPKEKRRTPAWCDRILWYGRGLNQLSYVRGESRFSDHRPVYSIFLAEVESINRSRIKKSMSCSSSRIEVEELLPHSHGFTELNFF; this is encoded by the exons ATGAGAGATGAGCACTCCAAGAAAAGCAAG CTTTCATGGCCTAAGACTCTCGTCAAGAAATGGTTCAATATCAAGAGCAAAGCGGAAGACTTTCAGGCGGACGACGTCGTTTATGGAG GTGGTGATGAAGATTGGAGGAACAACTTCTCAGAGAGGGAGGCATGCACAATCAAGAAAAGTAAAACAG AGAGATTGAGTAAAAGGAACTCTGATCGGGTTCGGAGAGGGAAGATTGACCTTGATTCTGCCCATGTCACAGATGTGAATAACTATAG GATTTTTGTAGCTACATGGAATGTGGCCGGAAAATCTCCACCTGGTTATTTAAATCTAGAAGATTGGCTCCATGCCTCACCTCCAGCTGATATTTATGTTCTTGG GTTTCAAGAAATTGTTCCTTTGAATGCTGGTAATGTTCTGGGCACAGAAGACAATGGCCCAGCTAGGAAATGGCTAGCTCTTATCAGAAAAACTCTCAATAGTCTTCCTGGCACCAGTGGTGGTTGCCATACACCTTCACCAATCCCTGATCCCATTGTAGAACTAGATGCTGACTTCGAGGGATCTACGAGGCAGAAGACCTCGTCTTTCTTCCATAGACGATCCTTCCAATCCTTGAGTCGTAGCATGAGAATGGATAATGAAATGTCAATACCACAACCCCGACTTGATCGCCGGTTCAGTGTTTGTGACAGGGTTATGTTCGGGCACAGGCCAAGCGATTTTGACCCCAATTTCAGATGGGGTTCCTCCGACGATGAGAATGGACCTGGGGATTCACCAGGTACCATGCATTTCTCACCAATGTCTTACAGCGGGTCCACTTCCATGGAGGATAGAGATAGGCAGCCAGGCCATTCAAGGTACTGTTTGGTTGCCAGTAAGCAAATGGTTGGGATATTTCTCACTGTTTGGGTGAAGAGTGATCTAAGAGACTATGTTCGCAACATGAAAGTGTCTTGTGTGGGCAGAGGATTAATGGGTTATCTTGGGAACAAG GGTTCGATTTCAATTAGCATGTCTTTGCACCAAACAAGCTTTTGCTTCATCTGCAGTCATTTAACATCTGGGCAGAAGGATGGAGATGAGCTAAGAAGAAATTCTGATGTCATGGAGATCCTTAGAAAGACAAGATTTCCAAGGGTTCATGGCATGGGGGATGAAAACTCACCTCAAACAATTCTTGAGCATGA TCGGATTATTTGGCTTGGGGATTTAAATTACCGGATTGCCCTATCTTACCGATCTGCAAAGGCTCTTGTTGAGATGCGCAACTGGAGAGCATTGTTAGAGAATGACCAG CAGCTGCGGATAGAACAGAGACGGGGCCGTGTCTTCGAAGGATGGAATGAAGGAAAGATATATTTCCCTCCCACATACAAATATTCGAATAACTCAGACAGATATGCAGGAGATGATATGCACCCAAAAGAGAAGCGAAGAACTCCTGCCtg GTGTGATCGTATATTGTGGTATGGACGAGGCCTCAATCAATTATCTTATGTTCGTGGAGAATCTAGGTTCTCTGATCACAGACCAGTGTATAGCATATTTTTGGCAGAGGTTGAGTCTATCAACCGTAGCCGAATCAAGAAGAGTATGAGTTGTTCCAGTTCCAGGATCGAGGTAGAAGAGTTGTTGCCACACTCACATGGATTCACTGAACTCAATTTCTTTTGA
- the LOC117934510 gene encoding type IV inositol polyphosphate 5-phosphatase 7-like isoform X2: MRDEHSKKSKLSWPKTLVKKWFNIKSKAEDFQADDVVYGGGDEDWRNNFSEREACTIKKSKTERLSKRNSDRVRRGKIDLDSAHVTDVNNYRIFVATWNVAGKSPPGYLNLEDWLHASPPADIYVLGFQEIVPLNAGNVLGTEDNGPARKWLALIRKTLNSLPGTSGGCHTPSPIPDPIVELDADFEGSTRQKTSSFFHRRSFQSLSRSMRMDNEMSIPQPRLDRRFSVCDRVMFGHRPSDFDPNFRWGSSDDENGPGDSPGTMHFSPMSYSGSTSMEDRDRQPGHSRYCLVASKQMVGIFLTVWVKSDLRDYVRNMKVSCVGRGLMGYLGNKGSISISMSLHQTSFCFICSHLTSGQKDGDELRRNSDVMEILRKTRFPRVHGMGDENSPQTILEHDRIIWLGDLNYRIALSYRSAKALVEMRNWRALLENDQLRIEQRRGRVFEGWNEGKIYFPPTYKYSNNSDRYAGDDMHPKEKRRTPAWCDRILWYGRGLNQLSYVRGESRFSDHRPVYSIFLAEVESINRSRIKKSMSCSSSRIEVEELLPHSHGFTELNFF, encoded by the exons ATGAGAGATGAGCACTCCAAGAAAAGCAAG CTTTCATGGCCTAAGACTCTCGTCAAGAAATGGTTCAATATCAAGAGCAAAGCGGAAGACTTTCAGGCGGACGACGTCGTTTATGGAG GTGGTGATGAAGATTGGAGGAACAACTTCTCAGAGAGGGAGGCATGCACAATCAAGAAAAGTAAAACAG AGAGATTGAGTAAAAGGAACTCTGATCGGGTTCGGAGAGGGAAGATTGACCTTGATTCTGCCCATGTCACAGATGTGAATAACTATAG GATTTTTGTAGCTACATGGAATGTGGCCGGAAAATCTCCACCTGGTTATTTAAATCTAGAAGATTGGCTCCATGCCTCACCTCCAGCTGATATTTATGTTCTTGG GTTTCAAGAAATTGTTCCTTTGAATGCTGGTAATGTTCTGGGCACAGAAGACAATGGCCCAGCTAGGAAATGGCTAGCTCTTATCAGAAAAACTCTCAATAGTCTTCCTGGCACCAGTGGTGGTTGCCATACACCTTCACCAATCCCTGATCCCATTGTAGAACTAGATGCTGACTTCGAGGGATCTACGAGGCAGAAGACCTCGTCTTTCTTCCATAGACGATCCTTCCAATCCTTGAGTCGTAGCATGAGAATGGATAATGAAATGTCAATACCACAACCCCGACTTGATCGCCGGTTCAGTGTTTGTGACAGGGTTATGTTCGGGCACAGGCCAAGCGATTTTGACCCCAATTTCAGATGGGGTTCCTCCGACGATGAGAATGGACCTGGGGATTCACCAGGTACCATGCATTTCTCACCAATGTCTTACAGCGGGTCCACTTCCATGGAGGATAGAGATAGGCAGCCAGGCCATTCAAGGTACTGTTTGGTTGCCAGTAAGCAAATGGTTGGGATATTTCTCACTGTTTGGGTGAAGAGTGATCTAAGAGACTATGTTCGCAACATGAAAGTGTCTTGTGTGGGCAGAGGATTAATGGGTTATCTTGGGAACAAG GGTTCGATTTCAATTAGCATGTCTTTGCACCAAACAAGCTTTTGCTTCATCTGCAGTCATTTAACATCTGGGCAGAAGGATGGAGATGAGCTAAGAAGAAATTCTGATGTCATGGAGATCCTTAGAAAGACAAGATTTCCAAGGGTTCATGGCATGGGGGATGAAAACTCACCTCAAACAATTCTTGAGCATGA TCGGATTATTTGGCTTGGGGATTTAAATTACCGGATTGCCCTATCTTACCGATCTGCAAAGGCTCTTGTTGAGATGCGCAACTGGAGAGCATTGTTAGAGAATGACCAG CTGCGGATAGAACAGAGACGGGGCCGTGTCTTCGAAGGATGGAATGAAGGAAAGATATATTTCCCTCCCACATACAAATATTCGAATAACTCAGACAGATATGCAGGAGATGATATGCACCCAAAAGAGAAGCGAAGAACTCCTGCCtg GTGTGATCGTATATTGTGGTATGGACGAGGCCTCAATCAATTATCTTATGTTCGTGGAGAATCTAGGTTCTCTGATCACAGACCAGTGTATAGCATATTTTTGGCAGAGGTTGAGTCTATCAACCGTAGCCGAATCAAGAAGAGTATGAGTTGTTCCAGTTCCAGGATCGAGGTAGAAGAGTTGTTGCCACACTCACATGGATTCACTGAACTCAATTTCTTTTGA